A genomic stretch from Dermacentor albipictus isolate Rhodes 1998 colony unplaced genomic scaffold, USDA_Dalb.pri_finalv2 scaffold_16, whole genome shotgun sequence includes:
- the LOC135901685 gene encoding achaete-scute homolog 2-like, whose product MGPLGPDSGLARDPAVATSPPPGAFGSHQRCKAAAARRLPPLHASPYSAAVARRNERERKRVHLVNMGFASLRSHLPDWPVASKKLSKVETLRSAVDYITRLKELLGEAARENLRPPSSLASPMPSDPGPSPSPDTSVTGHCGAGSSDALSCAARSVTPMSLADELEASNDAGGDENNHHFLELAHWFGYTS is encoded by the coding sequence ATGGGACCCCTGGGTCCTGACAGCGGGCTCGCGAGGGACCCCGCTGTGGCGACGTCGCCTCCGCCTGGCGCTTTCGGCTCGCACCAGCGGTGCAAGGCTGCCGCCGCGCGCCGGCTGCCGCCGCTGCACGCCAGCCCCTACTCGGCGGCCGTGGCGCGACGCAACGAGCGCGAGCGCAAGCGCGTGCACCTGGTCAACATGGGGTTCGCGTCCCTGCGCTCCCACCTGCCCGACTGGCCCGTGGCGTCCAAGAAGCTGAGCAAAGTGGAGACGCTGCGCTCGGCCGTCGACTACATCACGAGGCTCAAGGAGTTGCTGGGAGAAGCGGCCCGGGAGAACCTCCGACCACCGTCGTCCCTGGCGTCCCCGATGCCCTCGGACCCCGGCCCTAGTCCTAGTCCAGACACGAGCGTCACTGGGCACTGCGGAGCGGGTTCAAGCGATGCACTTAGCTGTGCCGCGAGGTCGGTGACGCCGATGAGCCTAGCGGATGAATTGGAAGCTTCCAACGATGCCGGTGGAGACGAGAACAATCATCACTTCCTGGAACTGGCGCACTGGTTTGGCTACACTTCTTAG